Genomic segment of Geminocystis herdmanii PCC 6308:
CATCAATTTTAATTGTCTTTCTGTCCACTTGTCCACCTGTCCACCTGTTCATTTATTTATTGAAATATTAGCTATTGCTAGGGATAAGAGCAAGAAAAGCATCTAAATCCTTCACCGCTTCCAAGTACTGCTCTTGTGCCGCAATATCGTTGCGATCTTTAGCCGCCGCATCAATTCTTTCAAAATGACCAAATAATTCCTTAGCCAAATTTTGAGCAGTTTTTTGATCTTTAACTAATAATTTTCTGCTGACGATCGCCATATCTTGACGTAATCCCCCCAAAGGACCATGAATGAAAGTTCTGGTATTAGTCCAGTTTTTAGCTTGAATAAAACCTTTGAGAGTCTCCATTTGCTCTTTAGCCAATGCCACAGGTTCACGAAAAGGTTGTAATTGAGCAATTTTT
This window contains:
- the psbQ gene encoding photosystem II protein PsbQ, which produces MRLFRPILSLLLVFVTTFLVSCSSPTQAKIPTVYTPEKIAQLQPFREPVALAKEQMETLKGFIQAKNWTNTRTFIHGPLGGLRQDMAIVSRKLLVKDQKTAQNLAKELFGHFERIDAAAKDRNDIAAQEQYLEAVKDLDAFLALIPSNS